The following are encoded together in the Pseudomonas sediminis genome:
- a CDS encoding LysR substrate-binding domain-containing protein, with amino-acid sequence MHDLNDLFYFAKVVEAGGFAAAGRALGIPKSRLSRRIAELELRLGARLLQRSTRKLALTDIGERYLRHCQAMLLEAEQAEETVTNLTSEPRGRVRFSTPPGLALLPDLINDFLKRYPGVQLEVVQTSRRIDLLNEAVDVALRVRSVDDEEPGLITRRLIPAHACVVACPNLVAGLRLEQPEDLQQLPALGAIGADRRIHLRFHHNTTQEAREIALEARLAVDDFPIRKSAALAGVGITFLPTIYCHEELADGSLVSLLPHWTVPQGYVQLAYTHRRGMSPAVRAWIELLSDAFSRWSYPL; translated from the coding sequence ATGCATGACCTCAATGATCTGTTCTACTTCGCCAAGGTAGTGGAAGCCGGTGGTTTCGCCGCGGCCGGGCGAGCCCTGGGCATTCCCAAATCGCGCCTGTCGCGGCGCATCGCCGAGCTGGAGCTGCGCCTGGGCGCGCGCTTGCTGCAACGCTCGACACGCAAGCTGGCGCTGACCGATATCGGCGAACGCTACCTGCGCCATTGCCAGGCGATGTTGCTGGAAGCGGAACAGGCCGAGGAAACCGTCACCAACCTGACCAGCGAGCCGCGTGGCCGGGTACGCTTCTCCACGCCCCCGGGCTTGGCCCTGCTACCCGATCTGATCAATGATTTTCTGAAGCGCTATCCCGGGGTGCAGCTGGAGGTCGTGCAAACCAGCCGCCGTATCGATCTGCTCAATGAGGCGGTGGACGTCGCCCTGCGCGTACGCAGTGTCGATGATGAAGAACCGGGCCTGATCACTCGCCGCCTCATCCCCGCCCATGCCTGTGTGGTGGCATGCCCGAATCTGGTCGCCGGGCTGCGCCTGGAGCAGCCGGAAGACCTGCAGCAGTTGCCAGCGCTAGGCGCTATTGGAGCCGACCGGCGCATTCATCTGCGCTTTCATCACAACACGACGCAGGAGGCTCGTGAGATCGCCCTGGAAGCACGCCTGGCCGTCGACGACTTTCCCATACGCAAATCGGCAGCATTGGCCGGAGTGGGCATCACCTTTTTGCCCACCATTTACTGCCACGAGGAATTGGCCGATGGCAGCCTGGTTTCATTGCTACCGCACTGGACGGTGCCTCAGGGCTATGTCCAGCTGGCCTACACCCACAGGCGCGGGATGTCGCCGGCTGTCCGCGCCTGGATAGAGTTGCTTAGCGATGCATTCAGTCGCTGGAGCTACCCGCTCTGA
- a CDS encoding methyl-accepting chemotaxis protein, whose amino-acid sequence MRLTLKAKVILLALVPVIIFALVLSGTTARVLQNLAADEVAETRERLLQEKRSELEHYIQIALGSVKGLYDGAAQGDMASREQAIAILSKIKYGADGYFFGHDSNVVRLFRGDSPVDVGKSLADRRDPNGVYINRELVNVAKNNTYFVNYSSPLPGNESVMVPKLAYSYYLPKWDMALGTALNLDGIEAGISEVQEDIDQRIDTIITSIVVVAAILLLVFGVIGVWLGNAFLRPLQQIKANLDDIAAGEGDLTRRLPVTSDDELGQLAGSFNRFVEKVHGLVRQIVEMTGQLTELVGQVSEQAQRSEQAMGQQRHETDQVATAINEMSAAAHEVAKSAQNAAEAAQQTDREGQAAKNVVDGSIQRIHSLVEDIRSSGVSLDSLQQDVQSIVSVLDVIRSIAEQTNLLALNAAIEAARAGEAGRGFAVVADEVRALASRTQQSTQEIQGMIDRLQQGTQQSVTSMRRSSDAGELTSEQANKAGESLDAIAQLIATINAMNAQIASAAEEQTAVAEEINRSVHQIAVAVDSVADETERGAQTARSLAGLGDRLGALVRQFRI is encoded by the coding sequence ATGCGCCTGACATTGAAAGCCAAGGTAATCCTGCTTGCGCTGGTTCCCGTCATCATCTTCGCGCTGGTGCTCAGCGGTACGACGGCGAGGGTGTTGCAGAATCTGGCTGCTGACGAAGTGGCCGAGACCCGCGAGCGTCTGCTGCAGGAGAAACGCAGCGAGCTCGAGCACTACATCCAGATCGCACTGGGCTCGGTGAAGGGGCTCTACGATGGCGCCGCGCAAGGCGATATGGCCAGTCGCGAACAGGCCATCGCCATCCTCTCGAAGATCAAGTACGGCGCCGACGGCTACTTCTTCGGCCACGACTCCAACGTGGTGCGCCTGTTCCGTGGCGACAGCCCGGTGGATGTCGGCAAGAGCCTGGCCGACCGGCGCGACCCGAACGGTGTGTACATCAACCGTGAGTTGGTCAACGTGGCGAAGAACAACACCTACTTCGTCAACTACTCCTCGCCGCTGCCGGGTAACGAATCGGTAATGGTGCCCAAGCTCGCCTACAGCTACTACCTACCCAAATGGGACATGGCCCTTGGCACCGCGCTCAATCTCGATGGCATCGAGGCGGGCATCAGTGAGGTGCAGGAGGATATCGATCAACGTATCGACACCATCATCACCAGCATCGTGGTCGTGGCAGCGATCCTGCTGCTGGTATTCGGGGTGATTGGCGTCTGGCTGGGCAATGCCTTCCTGCGTCCTCTGCAGCAAATCAAGGCCAACCTCGACGACATCGCAGCGGGTGAGGGCGATCTGACGCGTCGTCTACCCGTCACCAGTGATGACGAGCTTGGCCAACTGGCGGGCTCGTTCAACCGTTTCGTCGAGAAGGTGCATGGCCTGGTGCGGCAGATCGTCGAGATGACCGGGCAGCTCACCGAGCTGGTGGGCCAGGTTTCTGAGCAGGCGCAGCGCTCCGAACAGGCCATGGGTCAGCAGCGTCACGAGACCGACCAGGTGGCCACGGCGATCAATGAAATGTCCGCCGCCGCTCACGAAGTCGCCAAGAGCGCGCAGAATGCCGCCGAAGCCGCGCAGCAGACCGATCGCGAAGGGCAGGCAGCCAAAAACGTGGTCGATGGCAGCATCCAGCGTATTCACTCGCTGGTGGAAGATATTCGCAGCAGCGGCGTCTCGCTCGATAGCCTGCAGCAGGACGTGCAGTCCATCGTCAGCGTGCTCGACGTGATCCGCTCCATCGCCGAACAAACCAACTTGCTGGCGCTCAACGCGGCCATTGAGGCGGCGCGTGCCGGTGAGGCAGGGCGCGGTTTTGCCGTGGTCGCCGATGAAGTGCGTGCGCTGGCCAGCCGCACGCAGCAGAGCACCCAGGAAATCCAGGGCATGATCGACCGTCTGCAGCAGGGTACGCAGCAGTCGGTGACCTCGATGCGTCGCTCCAGTGACGCTGGCGAGCTGACCAGCGAGCAGGCCAACAAGGCCGGCGAATCGCTCGATGCCATCGCCCAGCTGATCGCCACCATCAATGCGATGAACGCGCAGATTGCCAGCGCCGCCGAGGAGCAGACGGCAGTAGCCGAGGAGATCAATCGCAGCGTGCATCAGATAGCCGTTGCCGTGGACAGCGTCGCCGATGAAACCGAACGTGGTGCGCAGACGGCGCGAAGCCTGGCCGGCCTGGGCGATCGTCTCGGCGCGCTGGTGCGTCAGTTCCGTATCTGA
- a CDS encoding Na+/H+ antiporter family protein codes for MNAVIAAVGIMLVLSLCRVHVVVALIIGALAGGLLGGLGVEGTLKAFNQGLGGGATVALSYALLGAFAVAIAKSGLAHALADKALALVGKQQEGAGGALKWLLIGLLLAVAISSQNLLPIHIAFIPLLVPPLLYVLSKLQLDRRLIACVLTFGLITPYMFLPVGFGGIFLNEILLANVAKSGVDVTGISITQAMAIPALGMLFGLLVAVLFSYRGKRTYDLEKVAQAERVDVQYNPLSLLVAGLAIAAAFVVQLWLDSMIIGALVGFVIFSVSGVVRWKEADGLFTEGMKMMAMIGFIMIAAAGFAEVMKTTGEVKTLVDSSAALIGHNKAVGALLMLLVGLLVTMGIGSSFSTIPIIAAIFVPLGVQLGFSPLAIVCIVGTAGALGDAGSPASDSTLGPTSGLNADGQHNHIWDSVVPTFLHYNLPLLAFGWAAAMLL; via the coding sequence ATGAACGCTGTAATCGCTGCGGTCGGCATCATGCTGGTCCTTAGCCTCTGTCGCGTACACGTGGTCGTGGCGCTGATCATTGGTGCGCTGGCCGGTGGCCTGCTGGGTGGGCTGGGCGTCGAGGGCACGCTGAAGGCGTTCAACCAGGGCCTTGGTGGCGGGGCGACGGTTGCCTTGTCTTACGCGCTGCTAGGCGCTTTCGCCGTGGCCATCGCCAAGTCGGGCCTGGCTCATGCCCTGGCGGACAAGGCGCTGGCGCTGGTCGGTAAGCAGCAGGAAGGCGCAGGTGGTGCGCTGAAGTGGCTGCTGATCGGGCTGCTGCTGGCTGTGGCGATCTCTTCACAGAACCTGCTGCCGATCCACATCGCCTTCATTCCTCTGCTGGTACCGCCGCTGCTCTATGTGCTGAGCAAGTTGCAGCTCGACCGCCGCTTGATCGCCTGCGTGCTGACGTTCGGCTTGATCACGCCGTACATGTTCTTGCCGGTCGGTTTTGGCGGCATCTTCCTCAACGAGATCCTGCTGGCCAACGTGGCCAAGTCAGGTGTCGACGTCACGGGTATCAGCATCACCCAGGCCATGGCGATTCCGGCGCTGGGCATGCTCTTCGGTCTGCTCGTGGCGGTGCTGTTCAGCTATCGCGGCAAGCGCACCTATGATCTGGAAAAGGTCGCGCAGGCCGAGCGTGTGGACGTGCAGTACAACCCGTTGAGCCTGCTGGTGGCGGGGCTGGCCATCGCCGCGGCGTTCGTCGTGCAGCTGTGGTTGGACTCGATGATCATCGGCGCGCTGGTAGGCTTCGTGATTTTCTCGGTGTCCGGCGTGGTGCGCTGGAAGGAAGCGGACGGTCTGTTCACCGAAGGCATGAAGATGATGGCCATGATCGGCTTCATCATGATCGCCGCTGCCGGTTTTGCCGAGGTGATGAAGACCACTGGTGAGGTCAAGACGCTGGTCGACAGTTCGGCAGCCTTGATCGGCCACAACAAGGCCGTTGGCGCGTTGCTGATGCTGCTGGTCGGGTTGCTGGTGACCATGGGTATCGGCTCGTCCTTCTCGACCATTCCGATCATCGCAGCGATCTTCGTGCCGTTGGGCGTGCAACTGGGTTTCAGCCCGCTGGCTATCGTCTGCATCGTCGGCACTGCCGGTGCCCTGGGCGACGCCGGTTCACCCGCTTCGGACTCGACGCTGGGGCCAACTTCGGGGTTGAACGCCGATGGCCAGCACAATCATATCTGGGATAGCGTGGTGCCCACCTTCCTGCACTACAACCTGCCGCTGCTGGCGTTCGGTTGGGCTGCCGCTATGCTGCTGTAA
- a CDS encoding NADPH-dependent FMN reductase, with protein MLNIALVAGSSRNNSQSGKVARVLRQRLIEMGQTTQDTSSIIDLGLAPLPLWPAEDAGPWGMFQQQLAAADAVVIIAPEWNGMACPAIKNFFIYASKAELAHKPGLLVGVSSGIGGAYPIGELRASSYKNCRLCYLPEHLIVRQVEKVLNGPQPVDEADERIRSRIDYALDVLVRYAHALQPVRAAISFDNPAFANGM; from the coding sequence ATGCTCAATATCGCCTTGGTCGCCGGTTCCAGCCGCAACAACAGCCAATCGGGAAAGGTCGCTCGCGTACTGCGTCAGCGCCTGATCGAGATGGGTCAAACCACCCAGGACACCAGCAGCATCATCGACCTGGGCCTGGCCCCGCTACCGCTGTGGCCCGCTGAAGATGCCGGCCCCTGGGGCATGTTCCAACAGCAACTGGCTGCCGCCGACGCGGTGGTGATCATTGCGCCGGAGTGGAATGGCATGGCCTGCCCGGCGATCAAGAACTTCTTCATCTACGCCAGCAAGGCCGAACTGGCGCACAAGCCGGGCCTGCTGGTGGGGGTGTCCTCCGGCATCGGTGGTGCCTATCCGATCGGCGAACTGCGCGCCTCCAGTTACAAGAACTGCCGTCTGTGCTATCTGCCGGAGCACTTGATCGTGCGTCAGGTCGAGAAGGTGTTGAACGGTCCACAGCCGGTGGACGAGGCCGATGAACGAATCCGCTCCCGCATCGATTACGCGCTCGACGTGCTGGTGCGTTACGCCCACGCCCTGCAGCCGGTACGCGCCGCCATCAGCTTCGACAACCCGGCCTTTGCCAACGGGATGTAA
- a CDS encoding ATP-binding protein produces the protein MRSIQRRLGIGLAATLLLAGLVLAQASLWVFDRGLRAYLEEDLRDEAQGLLTALVRGPSGLQLDERRLDPSFQRQFSGHYFRIDFADDRSWRSRSLWDRELLKPDGTGMQAELGDGPQGQLLLIYRADYRRYGENLSISVAQDYQPILQSFRRMQWVGLGLGGAALLLILIAQRYTVHRALRPLEQVRRQIAQLQQGRRTDLDAEVPEELESLVAQINHLLAHTEDTLKRSRNALGNLGHALKTPLAVLISLAGREELAAHPALRASMREQLEQIEQRLSRELGRARLAGDVLPGARFDCAQELPGLFDTLSMIHDRGLSLEWQAPPGLVLPRDREDLLELLGNLLDNACKWADQRVQLTVEESAEGYRLYVDDDGPGIDAERREAVLGRGTRLDEQVAGHGLGLGIVRDIIEAWHGRIELQDSLLGGLQVMVSLPRR, from the coding sequence TTGAGGTCCATTCAGCGCCGGCTCGGCATTGGCCTGGCCGCGACGCTGTTGCTGGCCGGACTGGTTCTGGCGCAGGCCAGCCTCTGGGTCTTCGATCGTGGTCTGCGCGCCTATCTGGAGGAAGACCTGCGCGACGAGGCGCAGGGGCTACTGACGGCGCTGGTGCGTGGGCCATCTGGCCTGCAACTGGATGAGCGACGTCTCGATCCCTCGTTCCAGCGGCAGTTCTCCGGGCATTACTTTCGCATCGACTTTGCCGATGATCGTAGCTGGCGTTCGCGCTCGCTGTGGGATCGTGAACTGCTCAAGCCCGACGGCACGGGCATGCAGGCCGAGCTGGGCGATGGCCCGCAAGGCCAACTACTGCTGATCTACCGCGCCGACTACCGCCGCTACGGCGAGAATCTGTCGATCAGCGTGGCGCAGGACTACCAGCCAATACTGCAGAGCTTTCGTCGCATGCAGTGGGTCGGACTCGGCCTGGGTGGTGCGGCGCTGCTGCTGATCCTGATCGCCCAGCGCTACACCGTGCACCGCGCATTACGCCCGCTTGAGCAAGTGCGTCGGCAGATCGCTCAGCTGCAGCAGGGCCGGCGTACCGACCTGGATGCCGAGGTACCCGAGGAGCTGGAGTCGCTGGTGGCACAGATCAACCACCTGCTGGCGCATACGGAAGATACCCTCAAGCGCTCGCGCAATGCCCTGGGCAACCTGGGCCATGCGCTGAAAACGCCGCTGGCTGTGTTGATCAGCCTGGCCGGTCGCGAGGAGTTGGCCGCGCATCCGGCGTTGCGCGCGAGCATGCGCGAGCAATTGGAGCAGATCGAGCAACGCCTCAGCCGCGAGCTGGGGCGTGCGCGCCTTGCTGGTGACGTGTTGCCGGGGGCACGCTTCGATTGCGCGCAGGAGTTGCCAGGGCTGTTCGACACCTTGTCGATGATTCATGACCGTGGCCTGAGTCTGGAGTGGCAGGCGCCGCCGGGGCTGGTGCTACCGCGTGACCGTGAAGACTTGCTGGAGTTGCTCGGTAACCTGCTGGACAACGCCTGCAAATGGGCCGATCAGCGCGTGCAGTTGACGGTGGAGGAGAGCGCCGAGGGCTATCGCTTATATGTCGATGATGACGGTCCCGGCATCGATGCCGAGCGCCGTGAAGCCGTGCTGGGGCGCGGTACTCGCCTGGATGAACAGGTGGCGGGGCACGGCCTGGGCCTCGGTATCGTGCGCGATATCATCGAGGCCTGGCATGGCCGTATCGAACTGCAGGACAGCCTACTGGGTGGACTGCAAGTGATGGTCAGCTTGCCGCGGCGTTGA
- a CDS encoding response regulator transcription factor — translation MRLLLVEDHVPLADELSASLARQGYAVDWLADGRDAAYQGASEPYDLIILDLGLPGKPGLEVLQEWRAGGLATPVLVLTARGSWAERIEGLKAGADDYLTKPFHPEELALRIQALLRRAHGLANQPQLEAAGLQLDESRQCVTSGGEAIDLTAAEFRLLRYFMLHPGQILSKSHLADHLYDGETERDSNVIEVHVNRLRGKLGRNVIETRRGQGYRFTGEQG, via the coding sequence ATGCGCCTGTTGCTGGTGGAAGACCATGTACCCCTGGCCGATGAACTGAGCGCCAGCCTGGCTCGCCAGGGCTATGCGGTGGACTGGCTGGCCGATGGTCGCGATGCGGCCTATCAGGGCGCCAGCGAGCCTTATGACCTGATCATTCTTGATCTCGGTCTGCCGGGCAAGCCGGGCCTGGAGGTGCTGCAGGAATGGCGTGCCGGTGGCCTGGCCACACCGGTGCTGGTGCTCACCGCGCGTGGCTCCTGGGCCGAGCGCATCGAGGGGCTGAAGGCCGGCGCCGATGACTACCTGACCAAACCCTTCCATCCCGAAGAATTGGCCTTGCGTATTCAGGCGTTGTTGCGCCGCGCTCATGGCCTGGCCAACCAGCCGCAACTGGAGGCTGCCGGCCTGCAACTGGACGAGAGCCGCCAGTGCGTGACCTCGGGCGGTGAGGCCATCGACCTGACCGCTGCCGAATTCCGCCTGCTGCGTTACTTCATGCTGCACCCAGGGCAGATCCTGTCCAAGAGTCACCTCGCCGACCACCTGTATGACGGCGAGACAGAGCGTGATTCCAACGTCATCGAAGTGCACGTCAACCGCTTGCGCGGCAAGCTTGGACGCAACGTGATCGAGACCCGCCGTGGACAGGGCTACCGCTTTACCGGAGAGCAGGGTTGA
- a CDS encoding PepSY domain-containing protein translates to MKFRRTTVLLLVLASGFASVPGIARDLDQDEALRLRREGVIMPFEQLMQQIGNAYPGSTLLEAELEEEDGVLVYEVEILTTSGVVRELELDARNGNILKDEEDD, encoded by the coding sequence ATGAAGTTTCGTCGTACCACCGTGCTGTTGCTGGTTCTGGCAAGCGGCTTTGCCAGCGTGCCGGGTATTGCGCGCGATCTCGATCAGGATGAAGCGCTGCGCCTGCGCCGCGAGGGTGTCATCATGCCTTTCGAGCAATTGATGCAGCAGATCGGCAATGCCTACCCCGGCTCCACGCTACTTGAGGCGGAGCTGGAAGAGGAGGACGGTGTGCTGGTGTATGAGGTCGAGATACTGACCACCTCGGGCGTGGTACGTGAGCTCGAACTGGATGCCCGCAACGGCAATATTCTGAAGGATGAGGAAGACGACTGA
- a CDS encoding PepSY domain-containing protein encodes MKRLLSLAPLATLVSAATIAQARDLGPDEALRLRDAGTIKSFEQLNEAALAQHPGGSIEETELEDEYGRYIYQIELRDAQGVQWDLELDASTGEILKNHQDD; translated from the coding sequence ATGAAACGATTGCTCAGCCTTGCACCACTTGCCACCCTCGTCAGCGCCGCTACCATTGCCCAGGCGCGTGATCTCGGTCCGGACGAGGCGCTGCGTCTGCGTGATGCCGGAACCATCAAGTCTTTCGAACAGCTCAATGAGGCTGCACTCGCTCAGCACCCGGGTGGGAGCATCGAAGAAACTGAGCTGGAAGACGAATACGGCCGCTATATCTATCAGATCGAGCTGCGCGACGCCCAGGGCGTGCAGTGGGACCTGGAGCTGGATGCCAGCACCGGGGAAATTCTCAAGAACCACCAGGACGATTGA
- a CDS encoding patatin-like phospholipase family protein produces the protein MSAIHIKSPALTIKAGTRALARIRQNGLSPADVGIVPGAAGGPKGIGIQGLDLALFGDWLPRAPRERALIGASIGSWRFASACLPDAAAGIRRLGELYTSQRFAKGVSMAEVSGSCRQMLNELLADQDAAIIANPHYRLHIVVVKSHGLLQHDHRGKLSLGLSSVIGNNFLARQRLGRHFDRVILHDARQVPPLAQLSDFRSHFHALTPENLRHALLASGSIPMVMEAIREIPGLEPGAYRDGGLLDYHLDLPYNGEDIVLYPHFTDRVIPGWFDKSMPWRRGDRTRLQDVLLLAPSRDYLARLPHGKLPDRTDFKRYLGNDEGRERYWRQAMAESARLGDEFLELVENGRLVERLQPL, from the coding sequence ATGAGCGCGATCCATATCAAATCCCCTGCCCTGACCATCAAGGCTGGTACCAGAGCCCTGGCGCGCATTCGCCAGAATGGCCTGAGCCCGGCAGACGTCGGCATCGTGCCTGGCGCAGCAGGCGGCCCCAAGGGCATCGGTATTCAGGGGCTGGATCTCGCACTGTTTGGGGACTGGCTGCCTCGTGCGCCCCGCGAGCGCGCCCTGATCGGTGCCTCCATCGGTTCCTGGCGCTTCGCCAGCGCCTGCCTGCCGGACGCCGCAGCAGGTATTCGACGACTCGGCGAGCTCTACACCTCTCAGCGCTTCGCCAAGGGCGTGAGCATGGCCGAGGTGTCCGGCAGCTGCAGGCAGATGCTCAATGAGCTACTCGCCGATCAGGACGCCGCCATCATCGCCAACCCACACTATCGTCTGCACATCGTCGTGGTGAAGAGCCATGGTCTGCTGCAACACGATCATCGCGGCAAGCTCAGCCTCGGCCTGTCCTCGGTGATCGGTAACAATTTTCTGGCGCGCCAACGCCTTGGCCGTCATTTCGACCGGGTGATTCTGCATGACGCGCGGCAGGTCCCTCCGCTCGCGCAGTTGAGCGACTTCCGCTCGCACTTCCATGCACTGACACCGGAAAACCTACGCCACGCGCTACTCGCGTCGGGCTCGATTCCCATGGTAATGGAGGCGATTCGCGAGATTCCTGGCCTGGAGCCAGGCGCCTATCGCGACGGCGGCCTGCTCGATTACCACCTCGACCTGCCCTACAACGGCGAAGACATCGTGCTCTATCCGCACTTCACCGACCGGGTGATACCGGGCTGGTTCGACAAGAGCATGCCCTGGCGCCGTGGCGACCGCACCCGCCTGCAGGACGTACTGCTGCTGGCACCATCCCGCGACTACCTGGCACGCCTGCCGCACGGCAAGCTACCGGATCGTACCGACTTCAAGCGCTACCTGGGCAACGATGAAGGGCGTGAACGCTACTGGCGTCAGGCGATGGCCGAGAGTGCGCGGCTCGGCGACGAATTCCTCGAACTGGTCGAAAACGGACGCCTGGTAGAACGCCTGCAACCCCTTTGA
- the queD gene encoding 6-carboxytetrahydropterin synthase QueD has translation MELFKEFIFEAAHRLPHVPEGHKCGRLHGHSFRVAIYIEGEVDPYTGWIRDFSEIKAIFKPIYEQLDHNYLNDIPGLENPTSEVLAKWIWQQVKPLLPELSRVRIHETCTSGCEYRGD, from the coding sequence GTGGAATTGTTCAAAGAGTTCATCTTCGAGGCGGCCCACCGTCTGCCACACGTGCCGGAAGGCCACAAATGCGGCCGCCTGCATGGCCACTCCTTCCGAGTTGCCATCTACATCGAAGGTGAAGTCGATCCCTATACTGGCTGGATTCGAGACTTCTCCGAGATCAAGGCGATCTTCAAACCGATCTACGAACAGCTCGACCACAACTACCTGAACGACATCCCCGGCCTGGAAAACCCAACCAGCGAAGTGCTGGCCAAGTGGATCTGGCAACAGGTCAAGCCCTTGCTGCCGGAGCTGTCGCGCGTACGTATCCACGAAACCTGCACCAGCGGCTGCGAATACCGCGGCGATTGA
- the recD gene encoding exodeoxyribonuclease V subunit alpha has protein sequence MSTTFAPALRDRADLFALLSIWSERGWLRELDRALAQLFAELDPDASPLLLLGAALASHQLGQGHVCLDLAATLANPDFTLSLPPEGDEAEEATILPSQVLAGLSLESWLAACSGSALLESEGAPLVLSGTCLYMRRYWNYERQVAGNIARRLQANAAAPSDLAMRLASLFPETLVVDGQRLTDWQKLACAMAAHGRFTLITGGPGTGKTTTVVRLLALLQEAAMATGEPLRLSLAAPTGKAAARLTESIGAQVQSLALDERVREQIPTLVTTLHRLLGSRPGSRHFRHDAANPLPLDVLVVDEASMIDLEMMASLLDALPAHARLILLGDKDQLASVEAGAVLGDLCREAESGGYSEATRAWLESQTGERLEDPALVPGDKALAQHIVMLRHSRRFGSGSGIGRLARAVNQGDAQTARATLAAGADDLHVLRLSGEQDRGLERLLIGGQGDGESRPQGYADYLQVMQTQRPVPKSSEQAWDDWAGGVLAAFDQFQLLCAVRKGAWGVEALNERIAEALVRRGLLEQAHGWYEGRPVLVTRNDYSLGLMNGDIGIALRLPEPPEVPGAPMRQVLRVVFPRNDGSGALRHILPSRLSAVETVFAMTVHKSQGSEFAHCALILPDSLNPVLTKELVYTGITRARHWFSLIETRAGIFEQAVQRRVERRSGLREALDAL, from the coding sequence ATGAGTACGACCTTTGCGCCGGCGCTGCGCGATCGCGCTGATCTCTTTGCCTTACTTTCTATATGGAGCGAGCGCGGCTGGCTACGTGAACTGGATCGTGCGCTGGCGCAGCTGTTCGCCGAGCTGGATCCGGACGCGTCGCCCCTGTTGCTGCTCGGCGCCGCACTGGCCAGTCACCAATTAGGTCAGGGGCATGTCTGTCTTGATCTGGCGGCGACCTTGGCCAACCCGGACTTCACCCTGTCCCTGCCGCCGGAGGGGGATGAGGCGGAAGAGGCAACGATTCTGCCGTCTCAGGTGCTGGCCGGACTCAGTCTGGAATCCTGGTTGGCGGCCTGTTCCGGCAGTGCGCTGCTAGAGTCCGAGGGAGCGCCGTTGGTGCTCAGTGGCACCTGCTTATATATGCGCCGCTACTGGAACTACGAGCGCCAGGTGGCAGGCAATATCGCCCGGCGTCTGCAGGCTAATGCTGCAGCCCCGAGTGACTTGGCGATGCGCCTGGCTTCACTCTTTCCTGAAACGCTGGTGGTGGATGGGCAGCGTCTGACCGATTGGCAGAAGCTCGCTTGCGCCATGGCCGCTCATGGCCGTTTCACGCTGATCACCGGAGGACCAGGCACCGGCAAGACCACCACGGTGGTACGCCTGCTGGCTTTGTTGCAGGAGGCGGCCATGGCCACTGGCGAGCCGCTACGCCTGAGTCTGGCAGCGCCCACCGGCAAGGCTGCCGCGCGCCTGACCGAATCCATCGGTGCGCAAGTGCAATCCCTGGCGCTGGACGAGCGAGTGCGTGAGCAGATTCCAACCTTGGTGACGACATTGCATCGCTTGCTCGGCAGTCGTCCTGGCAGTCGTCATTTTCGTCACGATGCCGCCAATCCTCTGCCGCTGGATGTGCTGGTGGTAGACGAGGCGTCGATGATCGACCTTGAGATGATGGCCAGCCTGCTGGACGCGCTGCCAGCGCATGCGCGTTTGATTCTGCTGGGCGACAAGGACCAACTGGCGTCGGTAGAGGCTGGCGCGGTGCTGGGCGACTTGTGTCGAGAGGCGGAAAGCGGCGGCTACAGCGAAGCGACGCGCGCCTGGCTGGAAAGCCAGACGGGCGAGCGGCTTGAAGATCCGGCATTGGTGCCCGGTGACAAGGCGCTAGCGCAGCATATCGTCATGCTGCGCCACTCGCGCCGCTTCGGCAGTGGCTCGGGTATCGGGCGTCTGGCGCGTGCGGTGAACCAGGGCGATGCGCAGACGGCTCGTGCGACTCTGGCCGCCGGTGCGGATGACCTGCATGTGCTGCGGCTGTCGGGTGAGCAGGATCGCGGATTGGAACGTCTGCTCATAGGCGGGCAGGGCGACGGTGAGTCGCGTCCGCAGGGGTATGCGGATTACCTACAAGTGATGCAGACGCAGCGTCCGGTGCCAAAATCGAGTGAGCAAGCCTGGGATGATTGGGCGGGCGGGGTTCTGGCGGCGTTCGATCAGTTCCAGTTGCTGTGCGCCGTTCGCAAGGGCGCTTGGGGTGTAGAGGCGCTCAACGAGCGTATCGCTGAAGCGTTGGTCCGGCGTGGACTCCTTGAGCAGGCTCATGGCTGGTATGAAGGTCGGCCTGTGCTGGTAACGCGCAACGACTACAGCCTGGGATTGATGAATGGCGATATCGGCATCGCGCTGCGCTTGCCCGAGCCACCAGAGGTTCCGGGCGCACCCATGCGCCAGGTATTACGAGTGGTATTCCCACGCAATGATGGCAGCGGCGCCTTGCGCCATATCCTGCCTAGTCGTCTGAGTGCGGTGGAGACGGTGTTCGCTATGACGGTGCACAAGTCGCAGGGCTCGGAGTTCGCCCATTGTGCGCTGATCCTGCCCGATAGCCTCAATCCAGTGCTGACCAAGGAGCTGGTGTATACCGGTATCACGCGGGCTCGCCACTGGTTCAGCCTGATTGAAACTCGCGCAGGCATCTTCGAGCAGGCGGTACAGCGACGTGTGGAACGGCGTAGCGGTCTGCGTGAGGCGCTCGACGCGCTGTAA